In bacterium HR17, the following are encoded in one genomic region:
- the ubiE_1 gene encoding Ubiquinone/menaquinone biosynthesis C-methyltransferase UbiE, whose amino-acid sequence MASVSGRHDLFAHGYHWVADESEAAEQIEFARRLLYLPVGASVLMPFCGAGWHAHELAMWGYQVVGVDPCLDLVRVARAHNEKAGVTAYFSVSPITTLPFDDATFDAAMILGNRFGLTGNEREDAQLLAELSRILKPEGRLVAELPHRDGIVRHWQERDWERLTDDAICFITREWDALTGRVLEEWTVHRPDQSPWQFAFTYRVYTPTEFASLLSANGFQLTNAFGTFLGADLRLHHPRMLIQAVRQR is encoded by the coding sequence ATGGCATCTGTGTCAGGCCGGCATGACCTTTTCGCTCACGGCTACCATTGGGTTGCGGATGAAAGCGAAGCCGCCGAACAAATTGAGTTTGCGCGACGGTTGCTGTATTTACCCGTCGGGGCATCGGTGCTCATGCCCTTTTGCGGGGCAGGTTGGCACGCCCATGAGTTGGCGATGTGGGGCTACCAAGTCGTCGGCGTCGACCCTTGCTTAGACTTGGTGCGCGTCGCCCGCGCCCACAACGAAAAGGCTGGCGTCACCGCCTACTTCAGCGTCAGCCCCATCACGACCCTGCCTTTTGACGATGCGACTTTTGACGCCGCGATGATTTTGGGCAACCGTTTCGGACTGACAGGGAACGAACGCGAAGACGCGCAATTGCTCGCAGAGTTGTCCCGCATCCTCAAACCTGAGGGTCGGCTTGTCGCCGAGTTGCCCCATCGGGACGGCATCGTGCGTCACTGGCAGGAACGCGATTGGGAGCGCTTAACCGACGACGCTATTTGCTTCATCACGCGCGAATGGGACGCGCTGACGGGGCGCGTGCTAGAAGAGTGGACGGTGCATCGCCCTGATCAATCTCCATGGCAGTTTGCCTTCACCTACCGCGTTTACACGCCGACGGAGTTTGCGTCGTTGCTGAGCGCCAACGGGTTTCAACTGACCAACGCCTTCGGGACATTTCTCGGGGCAGATTTGCGCTTACACCATCCCCGCATGCTCATCCAAGCCGTCCGCCAGCGTTAA